One window of Entelurus aequoreus isolate RoL-2023_Sb linkage group LG06, RoL_Eaeq_v1.1, whole genome shotgun sequence genomic DNA carries:
- the LOC133651578 gene encoding uncharacterized protein K02A2.6-like, with product MRNYVLAKLHEGHQGVVKCRQRARQSVWWPGLSQQLNELVLNCRTCCKERQNHREPLMPSPYPGRPWEKLGADLFMLGTKTYLLVVDYMSRYVEIALLTSTRSNDVIHHLKSIYARHGIPDLLVSDGGPQFSGAGFAEFAESYGFRHITSSPRYPQGLLLSTMGIVQRSFSWGGGSAQQCLSFLFC from the exons ATGAGAAATTATGTTCTCGCCAAATTGCATGAAGGACACCAAGGCGTGGTGAAGTGTAGACAGCGGGCACGACAGTCAGTATGGTGGCCCGGGCTTAGCCAGCAGCTGAATGAATTGGTTCTCAACTGCCGAACATGCTGTAAGGAGAGACAGAACCACAGGGAGCCGCTGATGCCGTCACCATACCCAGGCCGACCATGGGAGAAGTTAGGAGCTGATTTGTTCATGCTCGGTACCAAGACCTACCTGCTGGTAGTGGACTACATGTCAAGGTATGTGGAGATTGCTTTGCTGACCTCCACAAGATCAAACGATGTAATCCACCACCTAAAATCGATCTATGCACGTCACGGAATCCCGGATCTTCTCGTGTCGGATGGTGGGCCCCAGTTCTCCGGAGCAGGCTTTGCCGAGTTCGCAGAGTCTTACGGATTCCGTCACATTACCAGTAGCCCAAGATACCCTCAAG GGCTACTCCTCTCGACAATGGGTATAGTCCAGCGCAGCTTCTCATGGGGAGGAGGCTCCGCACAACAGTGCCTATCCTTCCTGTTTTGCTAA